Proteins from a single region of Sesamum indicum cultivar Zhongzhi No. 13 linkage group LG5, S_indicum_v1.0, whole genome shotgun sequence:
- the LOC105162621 gene encoding phosphoribosylaminoimidazole carboxylase, chloroplastic isoform X2: MGRALRIPGASVHWYDKPEMRKQRKMGHITLVGPSMGIIEARLKSMLSEETEDDQPPAAPRVGIIMGSDSDLPVMKDAATILREFNVPAEVRIVSAHRTPEMMFSYASSARERGIQVIIAGAGGAAHLPGMVAALTPLPVIGVPVRASTLDGLDSLLSIVQMPRGVPVATVAINNATNAGLLAVRLLGISDINLQARMAQYQEDRRDEVLVKDDKLGKHGWEYYLNS; encoded by the exons ATGGGGAGGGCATTGAGGATACCAGGGGCATCAGTTCATTGGTATGACAAACCAG AGATGAGGAAGCAGAGGAAGATGGGTCACATCACCTTAGTTGGTCCTTCCATGGGCATTATTGAAGCTCGTTTGAAATCCATGCTCAGCGAAGAAACAGAGGATGATCAGCCTCCAG CTGCACCACGTGTTGGGATCATAATGGGCTCTGATTCTGACCTTCCTGTTATGAAGGATGCTGCCACAATTCTGAGAGAGTTCAATGTGCCTGCAGAG GTAAGAATAGTTTCCGCTCACCGCACCCCTGAAATGATGTTTTCTTACGCTTCATCTGCTCGGGAGCGTGGTATCCAGGTTATCATTGCTGGTGCTGGAGGTGCCGCACACTTGCCAG GCATGGTAGCTGCATTGACCCCCCTGCCTGTCATTGGTGTCCCTGTTCGTGCATCTACATTAGATGGACTTGACTCCCTCTTGTCTATTGTACAG ATGCCCAGGGGAGTTCCAGTTGCGACCGTAGCAATAAATAATGCTACAAATGCTGGTCTGCTTGCAGTAAGGTTATTAGGAATTAGTGACATCAACTTGCAGGCTAG GATGGCCCAATATCAAGAAGATAGGAGGGATGAAGTTTTGGTAAAGGATGATAAGCTCGGAAAACATGGCTGGGAATACTACTTGAATTCATGA